A window of the Henckelia pumila isolate YLH828 chromosome 3, ASM3356847v2, whole genome shotgun sequence genome harbors these coding sequences:
- the LOC140892634 gene encoding outer envelope pore protein 16-3, chloroplastic/mitochondrial translates to MDPAELSKMEDEESPTMRTIKGATYGLVAGTIWGTIAATWQDVPRVERRVALPGLLRTLKMMGNHGLTFAAIGGVYIGVEQLVQNYRMKRDFINGAVGGFVAGASILGYKGKSISSAISAGAALAVTSSFIDIGGQTTRVDNGKEYYPYTTKKRPNVN, encoded by the exons ATGGATCCTGCGGAGCTCAGTAAAATGGAAGATGAAGAGAGTCCTACGATGAGAACGATAAAAGGTGCGACCTATGGTCTAGTTGCTGGCACTATCTGGGGTACCATTGCTGCTACCTGGCAAGATGTCCCTCGTGTTGAGAGGAGAGTTGCACTTCCGGGTCTGCTTCGCACCCTGAAAATGATGGGAAACCATGGGTTGACATTTGCTGCAATTGGTGGTGTCTATATTGGGGTGGAGCAATTAGTGCAGAATTACAGGATGAAAAGAGACTTCATTAATGGAGCGGTTGGTGGATTTGTGGCCGGTGCTTCTATTTTGGGTTACAAAG GGAAGAGCATTTCATCGGCTATCTCTGCAGGAGCTGCGCTAGCGGTCACTTCTTCTTTCATTGACATCGGAGGTCAAACCACAAGAGTTGACAATGGCAAGGAATATTATCCTTATACCACCAAGAAAAGGCCCAATGTTAATTAG
- the LOC140891795 gene encoding squamosa promoter-binding-like protein 9 has product MERDSSSSSSSSFSSAAGADSLINGLNFGKKIYFEGVSSGLQPKSGGGQTAAAAAAPSSGRKGRAGVVQPPVCQVEGCNADLSDAKAYYSRHKVCSAHSKFPKVIVAGIAQRFCQQCSRFHQLPEFDQGKRSCRRRLAGHNERRRKPPPRSLLPPRCGTLPQSIFDNRTKAGGFVMNLSTYPMLTGSDAWPNMMIPEPGLGNQAIMTGKHQPPWKSNSQNCLPDLLQASMTSPTCSAASLASPEEFFSGVSDSSSALSLLSSQPYGSRNQSSSPDLNIFRGPNQTATVQSSAAPCASIGPFSFLSWDFKSGQAIDMSNEMRRDLGLVQLAQPSSSRYNGELGLSQPTEDQFHELEHSRGFDSSVRHMHWSL; this is encoded by the exons ATGGAAAgagattcttcttcttcttcttcttcttctttctcgaGTGCTGCTGGTGCCGACTCGCTCATCAATGGGTTGAATTTCGGCAAGAAAATTTACTTCGAGGGCGTGAGTTCTGGACTACAGCCCAAGAGCGGAGGTGGGCagacggcggcggcggcggcggctccGTCATCGGGCAGGAAAGGGAGGGCCGGAGTTGTGCAGCCGCCTGTATGTCAAGTGGAGGGGTGCAACGCAGATCTGAGCGATGCCAAGGCTTATTATTCGAGGCACAAAGTTTGTAGTGCGCATTCCAAATTCCCAAAGGTCATTGTAGCAGGCATTGCACAAAGGTTTTGCCAGCAGTGCAGCAG GTTTCATCAGTTGCCTGAATTTGACCAAGGAAAACGCAGTTGCCGTAGGCGGCTTGCCGGACACAACGAGCGTAGAAGGAAGCCACCTCCACGGTCTTTATTGCCACCTCGCTGTGGAACTCTTCCTCAATCCATATTTG ATAACCGCACCAAAGCTGGAGGATTTGTGATGAATTTAAGCACTTATCCGATGCTCACCGGAAGTGATGCGTGGCCGAATATGATGATACCCGAACCAGGATTAGGAAACCAAGCAATCATGACCGGAAAACATCAACCTCCATGGAAGAGCAACTCACAAAATTGTTTGCCGGATCTTCTGCAAGCTTCAATGACTAGTCCTACTTGCTCTGCTGCTTCTTTAGCATCTCCAGAAGAATTCTTTAGCGGAGTTTCGGATTCCAGCAGTGCTCTCTCTCTTCTGTCAAGCCAGCCCTATGGCTCAAGAAACCAATCGTCGAGTCCTGATTTGAACATTTTCCGCGGACCCAATCAAACGGCCACGGTCCAGTCTTCGGCGGCCCCTTGTGCATCCATCGGTCCATTTTCCTTCCTTTCATGGGATTTTAAGAGTGGCCAAGCTATTGACATGTCGAACGAGATGCGCCGTGATTTGGGTTTAGTCCAACTTGCTCAACCGAGTAGTAGTCGGTATAACGGCGAGCTTGGACTGTCTCAACCGACGGAGGACCAATTTCATGAACTCGAGCATTCCAGGGGATTTGATTCTTCTGTCCGACATATGCATTGGTCGCTCTGA